A genome region from Glycine max cultivar Williams 82 chromosome 5, Glycine_max_v4.0, whole genome shotgun sequence includes the following:
- the LOC100776565 gene encoding uncharacterized protein, translated as MDARFKNFLGFAANHSANAFKILGSSMQIEGRGADYHGTDTILRLDSPGSSIPTSVPSSKGTKRKWDLIDGCMGQRVDSSLSLGLGRSSSSSDSKGSSAAACTAMSSAKDIDEESSMDIELDFFLHLGSEKVQSHKKPVNSNLKTLELQPKFDLELSLSTGPCESDITSVHLNPSPLQLNMEIPLTFSGTQNTDEGSTSCSWQPGIVLPSSKMSSNTGTNFLLSQSSKQFDHSPIVVDLSSTGPKSSVTCTSGLTQQQQPLHRPGNSKTCQVEGCGKGARGASGRCISHGGGRRCQKPGCHKGAEGRTVYCKAHGGGRRCEFLGCTKSAEGRTDFCIAHGGGRRCSHEGCTRAARGKSGLCIRHGGGKRCQRENCTKSAEGLSGLCISHGGGRRCQVPGCTKGAQGSTMFCKAHGGGKRCTAPGCTKGAEGSTPYCKGHGGGKRCTYQGGGVCTKSVHGGTNFCVAHGGGKRCAVPGCTKSARGRTDHCVRHGGGKRCKFEGCGKSAQGSTDFCKAHGGGKRCSWGHPGSEYGIQQDGPCNSFARGKTGLCALHSGLVHDKRVHGGISLGSVVQDPHSSKADELKQVLIDKNMDVNMMKIGSSLGAAATCSDFEQLEAATAHVSVKEGGHLPMSVVVPEGRVHGGSLMAMLTGSSSRGSSSGRGLVSDPSEPIKGYPMPQSWI; from the coding sequence AAAAAGGAAGTGGGATTTAATTGATGGATGTATGGGTCAAAGAGTTGACTCTTCTTTGTCACTTGGGCTTGGGCGTTCAAGCAGTTCCTCAGACAGCAAGGGGAGTTCAGCTGCTGCTTGCACTGCTATGTCTTCAGCCAAAGATATTGATGAGGAATCATCTATGGATATTGAACTGgacttttttcttcatcttgGCTCTGAGAAGGTACAAAGCCATAAGAAACCTGTTAATTCAAATTTGAAGACATTGGAGCTGCAACCAAAATTTGATTTGGAGTTAAGCCTTTCCACTGGGCCCTGTGAGTCGGATATTACAAGCGTACATCTAAATCCATCACCTCTTCAATTGAATATGGAGATACCATTAACATTCAGTGGGACACAAAATACAGATGAGGGATCAACTTCATGTAGCTGGCAGCCAGGGATTGTTTTGCCATCTTCTAAGATGTCATCAAATACAGgtactaattttcttttaagtcAGTCATCGAAGCAGTTTGATCATAGTCCCATTGTTGTGGACCTCTCGTCAACCGGACCAAAAAGTTCAGTCACCTGCACTTCTGGGCTTACACAGCAGCAACAGCCACTACATCGCCCCGGTAATTCTAAAACATGTCAAGTGGAGGGATGTGGGAAGGGTGCCAGAGGTGCTTCTGGACGTTGTATATCTCATGGTGGGGGTAGGAGGTGTCAGAAACCTGGTTGCCACAAAGGAGCCGAGGGTCGTACAGTGTACTGCAAGGCACATGGAGGTGGCAGGCGATGTGAATTCCTTGGTTGCACAAAGAGTGCAGAAGGACGTACAGATTTCTGTATTGCCCATGGTGGTGGCCGGAGATGCAGTCATGAAGGTTGTACCCGGGCTGCCAGAGGGAAATCTGGATTATGCATCCGGCATGGTGGGGGCAAGAGATGCCAGAGAGAAAATTGTACCAAGAGTGCGGAAGGCCTATCAGGCCTTTGCATCTCACATGGTGGAGGGCGTCGATGCCAAGTTCCTGGATGTACAAAAGGGGCACAGGGGAGCACAATGTTTTGCAAAGCACATGGTGGGGGAAAACGGTGTACTGCACCAGGGTGCACCAAAGGTGCTGAGGGGAGCACCCCATATTGCAAGGGCCATGGAGGGGGAAAACGCTGTACATACCAGGGTGGTGGAGTATGCACTAAAAGTGTGCATGGAGGTACCAACTTCTGTGTGGCACATGGGGGTGGAAAGAGGTGTGCTGTACCAGGCTGCACAAAGAGTGCTAGAGGAAGGACTGATCATTGTGTCCGCCATGGGGGAGGCAAGAGATGTAAGTTCGAAGGCTGTGGAAAGAGTGCACAAGGCAGCACTGACTTTTGCAAAGCACATGGGGGAGGCAAGAGATGCTCTTGGGGCCATCCTGGTTCAGAATATGGCATCCAACAGGATGGTCCTTGCAATTCATTTGCAAGGGGGAAAACAGGTCTGTGTGCACTTCATAGTGGGCTAGTGCATGACAAGAGGGTTCATGGAGGCATCTCACTGGGATCTGTTGTTCAGGATCCTCATTCCAGTAAAGCAGATGAACTAAAGCAGGTACTCATTGACAAAAACATGGATGTAAATATGATGAAAATAGGGAGTAGCCTAGGCGCTGCTGCAACCTGTTCTGACTTCGAGCAGTTGGAAGCTGCAACTGCTCATGTCTCGGTTAAGGAAGGTGGTCACTTGCCAATGTCAGTTGTTGTTCCTGAAGGCAGGGTGCATGGTGGTAGTCTGATGGCAATGCTAACGGGGAGTTCTAGCCGTGGCTCAAGCAGCGGGAGAGGTCTAGTTAGTGATCCATCTGAACCAATCAAAGGTTACCCCATGCCCCAGAGTTGGATTTAA
- the LOC100777096 gene encoding calcium-dependent protein kinase 1, whose amino-acid sequence MGNCSSGAGAPTTYSDDHPHHNGITVLPPNSNPSPQLPKPPPTSSSSSSLGRVLGRPMEDVRSIYIFGRELGRGQFGVTYLVTHKATKEQFACKSIATRKLVNRDDIDDIRREVQIMHHLTGHRNIVELKGAYEDRHSVNLVMELCAGGELFDRIITKGHYSERAAANSCRQIVTVVHNCHSMGVMHRDLKPENFLLLNKNDDSPLKATDFGLSVFFKPGDVFRDLVGSAYYVAPEVLRRSYGPEADIWSAGVILYILLSGVPPFWAENEQGIFDAILRGHIDFASDPWPSISSSAKDLVKKMLRADPKERLSAVEVLNHPWMRVDGDAPDKPLDIAVLTRMKQFRAMNKLKKVALKVIAENLSEEEIIGLKEMFKSMDTDNSGTITFEELKAGLPKLGTKLSESEVRQLMEAADVDGNGTIDYIEFITATMHMNRMEREDHLYKAFEYFDNDKSGYITMEELESALKKYNMGDEKTIKEIIAEVDTDNDGRINYDEFVAMMRKGNPDITHITQRRRK is encoded by the exons ATGGGAAACTGCAGCAGCGGGGCCGGAGCCCCCACCACCTACTCCGACGACCATCCCCACCACAACGGCATAACCGTCCTCCCTCCCAACTCAAACCCTTCACCCCAACTCCCCAAGCCCCCACcgacctcctcctcctcctcctcgcTGGGCCGGGTTTTGGGCCGGCCCATGGAGGATGTCCGGTCCATTTACATATTCGGGCGGGAGCTGGGGCGCGGGCAGTTCGGCGTGACGTACCTGGTGACCCACAAGGCCACGAAGGAGCAGTTCGCGTGCAAGTCAATCGCGACGCGGAAGCTGGTCAACCGCGACGACATCGACGACATCCGCCGCGAGGTCCAGATCATGCACCACCTCACCGGCCACCGCAACATCGTCGAGCTCAAGGGCGCCTACGAGGACCGCCACTCCGTCAACCTCGTCATGGAGCTCTGCGCCGGCGGTGAGCTCTTCGACCGCATCATCACCAAGGGCCACTACTCCGAGCGCGCCGCCGCCAACTCCTGCCGCCAGATCGTCACCGTCGTCCATAACTGCCACTCCATGGGAGTCATGCATAGGGACTTGAAGCCCGAGAATTTCTTGTTGCTCAACAAGAACGATGATTCCCCCCTCAAGGCCACAGATTTTGGCCTCTCCGTCTTTTTTAAGCCAG GGGATGTGTTTAGAGACCTTGTTGGGAGTGCTTACTATGTTGCTCCTGAGGTGCTGAGAAGAAGTTATGGACCTGAAGCTGATATTTGGAGTGCTGGAGTTATATTGTACATTCTACTTTCTGGTGTTCCACCTTTTTGGGCAG AAAATGAACAGGGTATCTTTGATGCTATTCTTCGTGGACATATTGATTTTGCATCAGATCCTTGGCCTTCCATATCAAGTAGTGCCAAAGATCTGGTCAAGAAGATGCTACGAGCTGACCCTAAAGAGCGACTTTCAGCGGTTGAAGTACTTA ATCATCCCTGGATGAGAGTGGATGGAGATGCACCTGATAAGCCTCTTGATATTGCTGTTTTAACCAGAATGAAACAATTCCGAGCAATGAACAAGCTAAAAAAAGTAGCTCTGAag GTTATTGCTGAAAACCTTTCTGAAGAAGAAATTATTGGCTTGAAAGAAATGTTCAAATCCATGGACACAGATAACAGTGGAACAATCACATTCGAAGAGTTGAAAGCTGGTCTCCCAAAATTGGGTACTAAACTTTCCGAATCTGAAGTTAGGCAGTTGATGGAAGCG GCTGATGTAGATGGAAATGGAACCATTGATTACATTGAATTTATAACTGCTACCATGCACATGAATAGAATGGAAAGAGAGGATCACCTATATAAAGCCTTTGAATATTTTGACAATGATAAGAGCGG gtacatcacaatGGAAGAGTTGGAATCTGCccttaagaaatataatatggGTGATGAGAAAACAATAAAGGAGATCATTGCTGAAGTTGATACAGACAAT GATGGAAGAATTAACTATGATGAGTTTGTAGCCATGATGAGGAAAGGCAACCCAGACATAACGCACATAACCCAAAGACGTCGCAAATAA